The Paenibacillus mucilaginosus 3016 genome includes the window TCCGTGCTGGCTGGAGGCAAGGCCTTCCAGGGATACGACGCATTCCATGATGATGTTAAGCCCCCTTCTTGGTGTGGATGAACGTCGCAATCTCGCGGACGGTGTTCATCGGGTACAGCATCAGATCCTGGTTCGTCACCGCGATGCCGTAGGTCTTCTCGATGTGGGCGATCAGGGCAGTCGCTCCGATGGAGTCAATGTAGCCGTAGTCGAAGAGATGCACGTCAACCGTGAAGTCGTCATCGTCCTCTTCGATTTCGTAACGGGTACGGATATGGGATTCGAGTTCTTGAAGCAGGTCCTGCATGGGAAAGCCTCCTTGAAGTGGATATGTACCTATAAAATGGAGCGGGACGGAGCAGGGGAAAAGCTCAAGAGCCTTCCGCTTGCGTGCCGTCCGCCCCGGGATCTTCCGTTTACTTGGGGGAGCGGATCGTGACGGTCCCGGCCTCCCCGAAGTGAGTGATGGTGTAGATGCCGCGCGCCTCGTCGCCCTCGATCCGCAGATCGGTGCCTTCGAACACCGGCTTCACCGGACTGTACAGCTGCACCTGCTGCATACCGTCCGCACCGAAGCGCAGGATCCGGGATTCATCCCGGGTCTCCAGCGTATAAGGCACGTTCACGCGGAGCAGGTGGAAGGCGGCGGTATCCTCCGCTGCGGTTGTCCCCGGCGGGGCGAAGCGGATCTCCGCCTGGTCGGGGACGCCGAGGTACAGCTTACCGCCGCGCGTATCGCGCACTTCGGCATCCGTGACGGCGTCCCGTGCGGCATAGGCCTGTCCGCGCTCCACGGCAAGCCCGAGCGTACCGCGGTATTCGGCGGCCTGCTGCGGGACGGCGGAAGCGTCGGCGCGGACCCGGAAGCGGGGCTCGGTTTCCTGCCCGAGCAGCCGTCTGGCCCGGTCCAGCAGCACTTCGCGCCAAGGCCGGTAGAGCTCGACCTCGGTGGTCATCGCATTCAGGAACGAGCGCGCCATCTGCGTTTCGGTCATGAAGTTATAACCGTATAGATTGCGCAGTCCGTCCAGGTACGTGACGAACTCGGTTAATTCGCCGACGCGAAGCGGGAAATGATATTCGATATGTTCGAAATAATCGACCGGCAGGTCTAGCGCCGCATAGGCGTCGAACAGGTCGGTCGTCGCGTAAGCTCCTTTGCGGAGGACCGGCGCCGGGGTATACAGCATCATCGGCTTCGTAAGCAGCGGCTCTCCGGACGGGTCGCTCATCAGGAACGGCAGCCCCCAGCTGTACTCGGGCCCAAGCCTCGGGTCATGCTCGGCATAAGACGGCTTGAAGCCGAAGTTGAACCAGATGCCGGCATCCCGCTCGTTATCGAGCGTCTGGACCCGGTCCGGGTTGTTTATGCGCCAGGTATGCTGGTTCGTGCCGGTGTGCTCCCATGGAATGCCGAGCTTCGCGAACGCCTGACGGTGAAGCTCGATCTCCTGGCGCTCCTGCTCGTCGCTGGTATAGTTATGCACGTATATGTGCGGGTACAGCTCGAGGGCGTTCGCGCGGCTGTAGTCGATGAATTCCTTGAGCTGCCCGGCATACGGGAAGCCCGGATCGTCGATCGGCTTCGGCATCCCGAACTCGAGCTGCCCGGCAATGAGGTCGTCGAGCCCGTCGCCGTTCAGGTCGGCCCAGAGCGGCACCGCGTTATGCCCGCCGAC containing:
- a CDS encoding acyl carrier protein, producing the protein MQDLLQELESHIRTRYEIEEDDDDFTVDVHLFDYGYIDSIGATALIAHIEKTYGIAVTNQDLMLYPMNTVREIATFIHTKKGA